A single window of Streptomyces griseoviridis DNA harbors:
- a CDS encoding ester cyclase codes for MNRFALPSESVLRAREKLVLDHFHDEVAQDWDATLSTFPHPHYELIAMMRVHDGDAEVRDYYDDTRVAFPDQNHEIIAFRHSADAVIVEFWLTGTHLGPLGSIPATGAAHRTRMTAYFVFDEDENLVTERIYFDQLSILKQLVAGVDKRRPSGLLKLARIVRGVLGMAGGAPDPRLLATVPPKDLG; via the coding sequence ATGAACCGCTTCGCCCTGCCGTCCGAGTCCGTGCTGCGCGCCCGCGAGAAGCTCGTCCTCGACCACTTCCACGACGAGGTCGCCCAGGACTGGGACGCCACCCTCTCCACCTTCCCGCACCCGCACTACGAGTTGATCGCGATGATGCGGGTCCACGACGGCGACGCGGAGGTGCGCGACTACTACGACGACACGCGGGTGGCGTTCCCCGACCAGAACCACGAGATCATCGCCTTCCGGCACAGCGCGGACGCCGTCATCGTCGAGTTCTGGCTGACGGGCACCCATCTGGGGCCGCTGGGCTCGATACCCGCGACCGGGGCCGCCCACCGCACCCGGATGACCGCGTACTTCGTCTTCGACGAGGACGAGAACCTCGTCACCGAACGGATCTACTTCGACCAGTTGAGCATCCTCAAGCAGCTCGTGGCCGGTGTCGACAAGCGCAGGCCGAGCGGTCTGCTGAAGCTCGCCCGGATCGTCAGGGGCGTCCTCGGGATGGCCGGCGGCGCCCCCGACCCCCGGCTCCTGGCCACCGTCCCGCCCAAGGACCTCGGGTGA
- a CDS encoding nickel transporter: protein MTPTVPVSRRRAASWSATLLLPALAALACAGPAAAHPLGDFTVNHATSLTLRPDRIDATIVVDRAEIAAAQEQDAVDSDHDGQVDAGERAAYATRSCHRLADELRTRADGVPLRWRDTSGAFDYRPGQAGLRTSLLTCHLTTRVDLTRRAAITLDTGYDMRRIGWHEITARGAGLTLAESDVPSVSRTQELRHYPRDPLAAPLDQRAARLTTAPGANTSAVSTSVPSTGVGPVTAVLDTVSGYFDRLVGARRLTLPIGFLALLLAVVLGASHAVLPGHGKTLMAAYLAGRRGTRRDAVTVGATVTVTHTAGVLALGLALPLATHLAGETVLTWLGLASGLLISGIGLRLLRDAARGETPTRHHHHHHHGHGHGHGHGRWRGHGHGHGHHGHGDHADHGHGDIPAGHQHPLPRDRSAARTSPATRTGQATAGGTSVAVAVVPPQSPAPAPAPAPTAPHPHPASKPSARRSKAGLIGMGIAGGLVPSPSALVVLLGAVALGRTAFGVLLVVGYGLGMAGTLTLAGLLLLRIQDHLDRRTTRHHALRRRLARATPLLTAGLVLAVGLGLSLQAATGL, encoded by the coding sequence ATGACACCCACGGTCCCCGTCTCCCGTCGCCGCGCGGCCTCGTGGAGCGCGACGCTCCTGCTGCCGGCCCTCGCCGCCCTGGCCTGCGCCGGGCCCGCCGCCGCCCATCCGCTCGGCGACTTCACCGTGAACCACGCCACGAGCCTCACCCTGCGCCCTGACCGGATCGACGCGACGATCGTCGTGGACCGCGCGGAGATCGCGGCCGCGCAGGAGCAGGACGCCGTCGACAGCGACCACGACGGACAGGTCGACGCCGGGGAACGCGCCGCCTACGCCACCCGCTCCTGCCACCGGCTGGCCGACGAGCTGCGGACCCGCGCGGACGGCGTACCGCTCCGCTGGCGCGACACATCCGGCGCCTTCGACTACCGGCCGGGCCAGGCCGGACTCCGTACCAGCCTGCTGACCTGCCATCTCACCACCCGGGTCGACCTCACCCGGCGCGCCGCGATCACCCTCGACACCGGGTACGACATGCGCCGGATCGGCTGGCACGAGATCACCGCCCGAGGCGCCGGCCTCACTCTGGCGGAGTCGGACGTGCCGTCCGTGTCCCGCACCCAGGAGTTGCGCCACTATCCCCGCGACCCGCTCGCCGCCCCGCTCGACCAGCGCGCGGCGCGGCTCACCACGGCCCCGGGAGCGAACACGTCGGCCGTGTCAACGAGTGTCCCGTCGACGGGAGTCGGCCCGGTGACGGCCGTCCTGGACACGGTGTCCGGGTACTTCGACCGGCTGGTCGGGGCGCGTCGGCTCACGCTGCCCATCGGGTTCCTCGCCCTGCTGCTCGCGGTCGTCCTGGGCGCCTCGCACGCGGTGCTGCCGGGGCACGGCAAGACCCTCATGGCCGCCTATCTGGCGGGCCGGCGCGGCACCCGGCGGGACGCGGTGACCGTCGGCGCGACGGTCACCGTCACCCACACCGCGGGCGTCCTCGCCCTGGGCCTGGCCCTCCCGCTCGCCACCCATCTCGCGGGCGAGACGGTCCTGACCTGGCTCGGCCTGGCCAGCGGACTCCTCATCAGCGGAATCGGCCTCCGCCTGCTGCGCGACGCGGCCCGCGGAGAAACGCCGACGCGTCACCACCATCACCATCACCATGGACATGGACATGGACATGGACATGGGCGTTGGCGCGGGCACGGGCATGGGCACGGGCATCACGGTCACGGTGACCACGCGGATCACGGTCACGGGGACATCCCCGCGGGTCACCAACACCCCCTGCCCCGCGACCGATCGGCGGCACGGACGTCCCCGGCCACCAGGACCGGCCAGGCGACGGCAGGCGGCACCTCCGTGGCCGTCGCCGTCGTCCCGCCCCAGTCCCCCGCACCCGCACCCGCACCCGCACCCACTGCCCCCCATCCGCATCCGGCGTCGAAGCCGTCCGCGAGGCGGTCGAAGGCGGGGCTCATCGGGATGGGGATCGCGGGTGGGCTTGTGCCCAGCCCGTCCGCGCTGGTCGTGCTGCTGGGGGCGGTGGCGCTGGGCCGTACCGCCTTCGGTGTGCTGCTGGTCGTCGGGTACGGGCTCGGGATGGCCGGCACGCTCACCCTCGCCGGGCTCCTGCTGCTGCGGATCCAGGACCACCTCGACCGCCGCACCACCCGCCACCACGCCCTGCGCCGACGGCTGGCCCGCGCAACGCCCTTGCTGACGGCGGGCCTTGTCCTGGCGGTCGGGCTCGGTCTCAGTCTCCAGGCGGCAACGGGTCTGTGA
- a CDS encoding DUF4331 domain-containing protein, with amino-acid sequence MKKSSARSKRLLDHSLLVLGATAMAGALGAVTLAPGVSSASSHREAPLIAGDPRADNTDVYAFTSPDKSDTVTLVANWIPFEEPNGGPNFYSFADDARYHIKIDNDGDGTADTTLTWRFRTTVRDAANQFLYNTGPVRSLDDPNLNVRQSYDLTATRNGRTTVLARNAPVAPSRTGVASMPDYATLRGQAVRPLQVAGGGKAFAGQADDSFFADLRVFDLLYGGNLSERGQDTLAGYNVNSVALQLPKKFLALRGDTARNPVIGVWSTTERNGVDVSDSRKARGWRQVSRLGNPLVNEVVVPLKYKDAFNTLNPSQDHTVKPVVDKVYDPILPKLIQKVYGIPAPATPRDDLAEIYLTGICKACGPIKADLNAQRLNKDAAVRRIVPAEELRLNMAVPPAAHPNRLGVLAGDLAGFPNGRRLTDDVLDISLQAVEGAAQSGTLVPALAEGDKVNANDVPFGRSFPYLALPHVKDVNTAGSRAVEQSSARTNASVAFGGAGALLLGAGGWRLRRRKRA; translated from the coding sequence GTGAAAAAGTCCTCGGCGCGTTCCAAGCGCCTCCTGGATCACTCGCTGCTGGTGCTGGGCGCCACCGCGATGGCCGGTGCCCTCGGCGCCGTGACGCTCGCCCCCGGCGTCAGCTCCGCCTCCAGCCACCGCGAGGCGCCGCTCATCGCGGGCGACCCCCGGGCGGACAACACGGACGTCTACGCGTTCACCAGCCCCGACAAGTCCGACACCGTGACCCTGGTGGCGAACTGGATCCCCTTCGAGGAGCCCAACGGCGGCCCGAACTTCTACTCCTTCGCGGACGACGCCCGCTACCACATCAAGATCGACAACGATGGTGACGGCACCGCCGACACCACGCTGACCTGGCGGTTCCGCACCACCGTCCGGGACGCGGCCAACCAGTTCCTGTACAACACCGGACCCGTCAGGTCGCTCGACGACCCGAACCTCAACGTCCGCCAGTCGTACGACCTCACGGCCACCAGGAACGGCCGCACCACCGTCCTGGCCCGCAACGCCCCGGTCGCCCCTTCGCGCACCGGGGTGGCCTCGATGCCCGACTACGCGACGCTGCGCGGCCAGGCCGTGCGCCCGCTGCAAGTGGCGGGGGGCGGCAAGGCGTTCGCCGGGCAGGCCGACGACTCGTTCTTCGCCGACCTGCGGGTGTTCGACCTGCTCTACGGCGGCAACCTCTCCGAGCGCGGCCAGGACACGCTGGCCGGCTACAACGTCAACTCCGTCGCCCTCCAGTTGCCGAAGAAATTCCTGGCGCTGCGCGGCGACACGGCGCGCAACCCGGTGATCGGCGTCTGGTCGACGACCGAGCGGAACGGCGTCGACGTCTCCGACTCGCGCAAGGCCCGCGGCTGGCGGCAGGTGTCCCGGCTGGGCAACCCGCTGGTCAACGAGGTCGTCGTACCGCTGAAGTACAAGGACGCCTTCAACACCCTCAACCCGTCCCAGGACCACACCGTGAAACCGGTCGTGGACAAGGTGTACGACCCGATCCTGCCGAAGCTCATCCAGAAGGTGTACGGGATCCCGGCCCCCGCCACACCGCGCGACGACCTCGCGGAGATCTACCTCACCGGCATCTGCAAGGCCTGCGGGCCGATCAAGGCCGACCTCAACGCCCAGCGTCTCAACAAGGACGCCGCCGTGCGCCGGATCGTGCCGGCCGAGGAACTGCGCCTGAACATGGCCGTGCCCCCGGCCGCGCACCCCAACCGCCTCGGGGTGCTCGCCGGTGACCTGGCCGGGTTCCCCAACGGCCGCCGCCTGACGGACGACGTGCTCGACATCTCCCTCCAGGCCGTCGAAGGCGCCGCGCAGAGCGGCACGTTGGTGCCCGCGCTCGCCGAGGGCGACAAGGTGAACGCCAACGACGTGCCGTTCGGGCGGTCGTTCCCGTACCTGGCGCTGCCGCACGTCAAGGACGTCAACACGGCGGGCTCCAGGGCCGTCGAGCAGTCGTCCGCGCGGACGAACGCCTCCGTCGCCTTCGGTGGTGCCGGTGCCCTGCTGCTCGGTGCGGGCGGATGGCGTCTGCGCCGCCGCAAGCGGGCCTGA
- a CDS encoding MBL fold metallo-hydrolase encodes MRVHHLNCGTMRLPGARLVCHVLAVETGGGLLLVDTGFGTADIAEPARRTGAMRRVVRPAFDPRETALHQIRELGFRAEDVTHIVATHFDLDHIGGLADFPEAQVHVTAAEARGALSPATLLERGRYRRTQLSHRPRLVRHEPTGERWRGFAAARQLTSVDDGVVLVSMPGHTRGHAAVAVDAGGYWVLHCGDTFYHPGTLDGTPVPWSLRVQERLVAHDIRELRSSQARVAALRAAGTEELMVVCSHDPALFEAARARAATGGR; translated from the coding sequence GTGAGGGTCCACCACCTCAACTGCGGGACGATGCGGCTGCCTGGCGCCCGCCTGGTCTGCCACGTCCTGGCCGTGGAGACCGGCGGCGGACTGCTCCTCGTGGACACCGGGTTCGGGACCGCGGACATCGCCGAACCCGCCCGCCGGACAGGCGCGATGCGCCGTGTGGTGCGCCCCGCGTTCGACCCGCGGGAGACCGCGCTGCACCAGATAAGGGAGTTGGGGTTCCGCGCCGAGGACGTCACCCACATCGTGGCGACCCACTTCGACCTCGACCACATCGGCGGGCTCGCGGACTTCCCCGAGGCCCAGGTCCATGTGACGGCGGCGGAGGCGCGCGGGGCGCTCTCCCCGGCCACCCTGCTGGAGCGTGGACGCTACCGGCGGACCCAACTGTCGCACCGGCCACGGCTCGTGCGGCACGAGCCGACCGGGGAGCGGTGGCGCGGGTTCGCGGCGGCACGGCAACTGACCTCGGTCGACGACGGTGTGGTGCTGGTGTCGATGCCCGGCCACACCCGGGGGCACGCGGCGGTCGCGGTCGACGCGGGCGGCTACTGGGTGCTGCACTGCGGGGACACCTTCTACCACCCCGGCACCCTCGACGGGACGCCCGTACCGTGGTCGCTGCGCGTGCAGGAACGCCTGGTGGCCCATGACATACGGGAGTTGAGGAGCAGTCAGGCACGGGTCGCGGCGCTCCGCGCGGCCGGTACGGAGGAGCTGATGGTGGTGTGCTCGCACGACCCGGCCCTGTTCGAGGCGGCCCGCGCCCGCGCCGCGACGGGCGGTCGCTAG
- a CDS encoding TetR/AcrR family transcriptional regulator, translating to MTTKTEPTGNGPGTPARRGRPRKGASTLTREAIVEATIALIDDDGVEGVGMRTVARRLGVDAKSLYNYVDGKDDLLDAVAEHILIGLAFPEPTGSLDVDLRAVGRTFRANTLAHPRAGALILTRQLDSAAALYPTERLLSMLRAAGCRPAEAVRLLRTLLATVVGTLLREVTAGPTFGEVGPAREGRRRADLESSGMPALVEAAPHLARFDHDEEFEYTLDLVVTAVTTRIERTGRGAAVTDPLPPGD from the coding sequence GTGACGACCAAGACGGAGCCCACCGGGAACGGGCCTGGAACCCCGGCCCGCCGAGGCCGACCCCGCAAGGGCGCCTCCACCCTGACCAGGGAGGCCATCGTCGAGGCCACCATCGCCCTGATCGACGACGACGGCGTCGAGGGCGTCGGCATGCGCACCGTCGCCCGGCGCCTCGGCGTGGACGCCAAGAGCCTCTACAACTACGTCGACGGCAAGGACGACCTGCTCGACGCCGTCGCCGAGCACATCCTGATCGGCCTGGCGTTCCCCGAACCCACGGGGTCGCTCGACGTCGATCTGCGCGCCGTGGGCCGGACGTTCCGCGCCAACACCCTCGCCCACCCCCGGGCCGGGGCGCTGATCCTCACCCGCCAACTCGACTCGGCTGCCGCCCTGTACCCGACCGAGAGATTGCTGTCGATGCTGCGTGCCGCGGGCTGCCGGCCGGCCGAGGCGGTGCGTCTGCTGCGGACCCTGCTGGCCACCGTCGTCGGCACCCTGCTGCGCGAGGTGACGGCGGGCCCCACCTTCGGCGAGGTCGGGCCCGCGAGGGAGGGCAGGCGGCGCGCGGACCTGGAGTCCTCGGGGATGCCGGCGCTGGTGGAGGCCGCGCCCCACCTCGCGCGGTTCGACCATGACGAGGAGTTCGAGTACACCCTCGACCTCGTCGTCACCGCGGTGACGACGAGGATCGAGAGGACCGGGCGGGGCGCCGCCGTCACAGACCCGTTGCCGCCTGGAGACTGA
- the hypB gene encoding hydrogenase nickel incorporation protein HypB, with protein sequence MPHAHPHDHDQVRDAPSGGGETITLEQRVLGKNEELAARNRSWLAERDIVAVNLMSSPGAGKTTLLERTVRDLTGRRRPVAVIEGDQETTLDAERIRRAGGAVVQVNTGAGCHLDAEMVQGALTTLAPDGGSLVLVENVGNLVCPALFDLGERSRAVIISVTEGTDKPLKYPYMFAVADLVIINKVDLLPYVDFDTDQCVRYARSVNPDLRVLTLSATTGEGLDDWYDWLDARS encoded by the coding sequence GTGCCGCACGCGCACCCGCACGACCACGACCAGGTGCGGGACGCGCCGTCGGGCGGCGGGGAGACCATCACCCTGGAGCAGCGGGTCCTCGGCAAGAACGAGGAACTGGCCGCCCGCAACCGCTCCTGGCTCGCCGAGCGGGACATCGTGGCCGTCAATCTGATGAGTTCGCCGGGGGCGGGCAAGACCACCCTCCTCGAACGCACCGTCCGCGACCTCACCGGCCGGCGGCGTCCGGTCGCGGTCATCGAGGGCGACCAGGAGACGACGCTCGACGCGGAGCGGATCCGCCGGGCGGGCGGCGCCGTCGTCCAGGTCAACACCGGAGCCGGATGCCATCTCGACGCGGAGATGGTTCAGGGCGCGCTCACCACCCTTGCCCCCGACGGCGGCTCGCTCGTCCTGGTCGAGAACGTCGGCAACCTGGTCTGCCCGGCCCTCTTCGACCTCGGCGAACGGAGCCGCGCGGTGATCATCTCGGTCACCGAGGGCACCGACAAACCGCTCAAGTACCCGTACATGTTCGCCGTCGCCGACCTCGTGATCATCAACAAGGTCGACCTGCTGCCGTACGTCGACTTCGACACCGACCAGTGCGTGAGGTACGCCCGGTCGGTCAACCCGGACCTGCGGGTGCTGACCCTCTCCGCGACCACCGGGGAGGGCCTGGACGACTGGTACGACTGGCTGGACGCCCGCTCCTAG
- a CDS encoding tetratricopeptide repeat protein codes for MHLPRSTSPSAGSDQDRSGRSRRTRRTLVVLGLGTAMFTAGALGLAPGPGGSTPDGSARPSPARAEAGSVAALQEHVRRLPQDAPGWAALGMAYVQQARVTADPATYRRAEQALRVSLEREPKGNTDAETGMGALEAARHDFGASLAWARRAVSDAPYSSLAHGVLADAYTQLGRYEEAFAAVQRMSDLKPDAPALARASYTFELRGDTGQATALMERSLDASGTPAERAFARAHLSLLATESGRPGTGLRQADRGLRELPGDAALLEARGRAHQGLGHTARALDDYTAAVAVAPLPGRLLALGELRESLGDTRAARQQYAVLRAQDQVRRAGRRPADVDEILFAADHGRPADAVALGRQAVRARPFLAVHDAYGWALHRAGRDREALAEADLALALGTRSALFLYHRGMIHQALGEPAAARADLGSALRLDPRFHPLHAPRTRAALTRIDATP; via the coding sequence ATGCACCTTCCCCGCAGTACCTCGCCCTCGGCCGGCTCCGACCAGGACCGGTCTGGTCGGAGCCGCCGTACCCGCCGCACCCTGGTCGTCCTGGGGCTCGGCACCGCGATGTTCACCGCAGGCGCGCTGGGCCTCGCGCCGGGACCCGGCGGTTCGACGCCGGACGGAAGCGCCCGCCCGTCGCCGGCGAGAGCCGAGGCGGGTTCGGTCGCGGCGCTCCAGGAACACGTCCGCCGACTGCCCCAGGACGCCCCGGGCTGGGCCGCGTTGGGGATGGCGTACGTCCAGCAGGCCCGCGTCACCGCCGACCCCGCCACCTACCGGCGGGCCGAACAGGCCCTGCGCGTCTCGCTGGAGAGGGAACCGAAGGGGAACACCGACGCCGAGACCGGCATGGGCGCCCTTGAGGCCGCCCGCCACGACTTCGGGGCCTCGCTCGCCTGGGCCAGGCGGGCGGTCTCGGACGCGCCCTACAGCTCCCTCGCCCACGGGGTCCTCGCCGACGCGTACACCCAACTCGGGCGATACGAGGAGGCGTTCGCGGCGGTGCAGCGCATGAGCGATCTGAAGCCGGACGCGCCGGCCCTCGCCCGCGCCTCCTACACCTTCGAGCTGCGCGGCGACACCGGACAGGCCACCGCGCTGATGGAACGCTCCCTCGACGCCTCCGGCACCCCCGCCGAACGGGCCTTCGCCCGCGCCCACTTGTCCCTGCTGGCCACCGAGAGCGGCCGTCCCGGTACCGGCCTGCGCCAGGCCGACCGCGGACTGCGCGAACTGCCGGGTGACGCTGCCCTGTTGGAAGCGCGGGGCCGGGCCCACCAGGGGCTCGGACACACCGCGCGCGCCCTGGACGACTACACGGCCGCCGTGGCCGTCGCGCCGCTGCCCGGCCGTCTCCTGGCCCTCGGGGAGCTGCGCGAGTCGCTGGGCGACACGCGCGCGGCGCGTCAGCAGTACGCCGTGCTGCGCGCCCAGGACCAGGTGCGCCGCGCCGGGCGGAGACCGGCGGACGTCGACGAGATCCTCTTCGCGGCCGACCACGGCCGCCCCGCCGACGCCGTCGCGCTCGGCCGACAGGCGGTGCGGGCACGGCCGTTCCTCGCCGTGCACGACGCCTACGGCTGGGCCCTGCACCGGGCCGGACGCGACCGCGAGGCCCTCGCGGAAGCCGACCTGGCCCTCGCGCTCGGCACCCGCAGCGCCCTCTTCCTGTACCACCGCGGCATGATCCACCAGGCCCTCGGCGAACCGGCTGCCGCCCGCGCCGACCTCGGCTCGGCCCTGCGCCTCGACCCGCGCTTCCATCCCCTGCACGCCCCTCGCACCCGCGCCGCCCTCACCCGAATCGACGCCACCCCATGA
- a CDS encoding antitoxin, producing MSMLDKLKGMLKGHEDQARQGVDKAGDAFDSRTGNKYQSQVDSVQQKLDDQIGNRPPTDDQR from the coding sequence ATGTCGATGCTCGACAAGCTCAAGGGCATGCTCAAGGGACACGAGGACCAGGCCCGCCAAGGGGTCGACAAGGCCGGTGACGCGTTCGACTCCAGGACGGGCAACAAGTACCAGAGCCAGGTCGACTCGGTGCAGCAGAAGCTCGACGACCAGATCGGCAACCGTCCGCCCACCGACGATCAGCGGTAG
- a CDS encoding alpha/beta hydrolase: MARHEQASPTGSVGGPGTALVTRRAPAAPRAAVLFLHGGRADSRAPSRPWHLAALRMRPFVRAVAAVAPDDVLLGEVRYRLRGWNGRDADPLHDTRRALAELASRYGDVPTVLVGHSMGGRAALRAAVAPQVRAVITLAPWCPDGEPVAHLRNKDVVVLHGDRDRITDPRASTAFADLARAAGARARSELVAGGDHAMLRRGGHWHRTTGDAVAALLAAPAVGR, from the coding sequence ATGGCACGGCATGAGCAGGCGTCGCCGACGGGGTCGGTCGGCGGACCCGGGACCGCGCTGGTGACCCGCCGGGCCCCGGCCGCGCCCCGGGCCGCCGTGCTGTTCCTGCACGGCGGCAGGGCCGACAGCCGGGCGCCCTCGCGCCCCTGGCATCTGGCGGCCCTGCGGATGCGGCCCTTCGTCCGGGCCGTCGCCGCCGTCGCCCCGGACGACGTCCTCCTCGGCGAGGTCCGCTACCGGCTGCGGGGCTGGAACGGCCGGGACGCCGATCCGCTGCACGACACCCGGCGGGCGCTGGCCGAGCTGGCAAGCCGGTACGGAGACGTCCCGACCGTGCTCGTCGGTCACTCGATGGGTGGCCGCGCGGCCCTGCGTGCCGCCGTCGCGCCCCAGGTCAGGGCCGTGATCACGCTGGCGCCCTGGTGTCCGGACGGCGAGCCGGTGGCGCATCTGCGGAACAAGGACGTCGTCGTCCTGCACGGCGACCGCGACCGGATCACCGACCCGCGTGCGTCGACGGCCTTCGCCGACCTGGCCCGCGCGGCCGGCGCGCGGGCCAGGTCCGAGCTGGTGGCGGGCGGTGACCACGCGATGCTGCGGCGCGGCGGCCACTGGCACCGCACCACGGGCGATGCCGTCGCGGCGCTCCTCGCGGCCCCGGCGGTCGGGCGGTAG